A stretch of Gossypium hirsutum isolate 1008001.06 chromosome A06, Gossypium_hirsutum_v2.1, whole genome shotgun sequence DNA encodes these proteins:
- the LOC121230314 gene encoding protein NETWORKED 2A — protein MMMLQNAASNAYSWWWVSHIRTKQSKWLEQNLQDMEEKVRSMLKIIDDDGDSFAKRAEIYFKKRPELVSIVEECYRSYQALAERYDHLSKDLQRANRTIATVFPEQVPYSLDDEQDQESPGSRVWFHKGKVNKALGSAVPSSGLNKDEALDEIDKLSKEISDMETERECLKRAYVEGYKKFCEVDNQVAEKQRRVSNLRVEFGLGSVTDDKDELPIEDVNVDSEKIKHVHLRFEALRNRFSAPQINQQKKHVPSKNVDNKVHEVLIVEKQKHEVSRNETDEKLDVSSNNASRMMSELVVKIDELVQRVVNWETAFLSEKDLEKRSKSDADEVPEEDKEAEKEGRKIINCRMNLLEGELSKVKDLVDTVVHEINGLKTHSAAPSCNVDHLSVKAEADSDVDGETEDHQIEQALKDKDVSVEGKNNAACETSNVFDAYSSKGPVSTKEDKAKKQDLSDMASSIADAEINEIETDDEEEEQPNWRQLYLDGLDDREQVVVDKYSSVLENYEEVKKKLNEVDKNNRDGFFELAMQIKELKNAVASRDREVQSLHRKIGFLDENKYVYSIEDHEVNRESPSEQSTLTNSTEASPSEQGKDGSIRKEITVEVGSTTHGSSKESSEKAGENNKPTSQSVVENKIRSSIDELLEENLVFWLRFSAAFNQIKKYQTSVNNLKAKLSTLRKRNHYEGRMEHMQSEIRPVYCQFQEIRTGLTLWLENNGVLTDEIDSRYTSICKIQNEIASGDELMSVYQATKFKGEVTNMKHELTKVSNELKSGFEHVWQLKHEVEKQMNSLEKELGSLISSTSQPSKPRRSSMSRIPLRSFLFGIKLRNSKQSKGSSMVTSYKNLSKSSR, from the coding sequence ATATGGAGGAGAAAGTGAGGAGCATGTTGAAAATTATTGATGATGATGGGGATTCATTTGCAAAAAGGGCAGAAATTTATTTCAAGAAAAGACCAGAACTTGTAAGCATTGTTGAAGAATGTTACCGTTCTTACCAAGCATTAGCTGAAAGATATGATCATTTATCAAAAGATCTTCAACGTGCCAATCGAACCATTGCTACTGTTTTTCCTGAACAAGTCCCTTATTCCCTTGATGATGAACAAGATCAAGAATCCCCCGGTTCGAGAGTTTGGTTTCATAAAGGAAAAGTGAACAAAGCTTTAGGATCGGCGGTTCCGAGTTCGGGGTTGAACAAAGACGAGGCACTCGATGAAATCGATAAGCTGTCGAAGGAGATTTCAGATATGGAAACTGAAAGAGAGTGTTTGAAGAGAGCATATGTGGAAGGGTATAAGAAATTTTGTGAAGTGGATAATCAAGTAGCTGAAAAGCAAAGGAGAGTAAGCAATTTACGGGTTGAGTTTGGGCTTGGATCCGTTACCGATGATAAAGACGAGTTGCCGATCGAGGATGTGAATGTGGATTCCGAAAAGATTAAGCATGTACATTTGAGATTTGAAGCTTTGAGGAATAGATTTAGTGCTCCACAAATAAATCAGCAAAAGAAGCATGTTCCAAGTAAGAATGTTGATAACAAGGTTCATGAAGTTCTTATTGTTGAAAAACAGAAACATGAAGTATCGCGGAACGAGACCGATGAGAAGCTCGACGTAAGCTCAAATAATGCTTCTCGTATGATGTCTGAACTTGTAGTGAAAATTGATGAGCTTGTACAAAGAGTAGTTAATTGGGAAACTGCATTTTTGTCTGAAAAGGATTTAGAAAAGAGATCAAAATCTGATGCGGATGAGGTCCCGGAAGAAGACAAGGAAGCCGAGAAGGAAGGCCGGAAAATCATAAACTGCAGGATGAACTTGTTGGAAGGGGAATTAAGTAAAGTTAAAGATCTTGTGGATACTGTTGTACACGAAATTAACGGCCTCAAAACACATTCGGCTGCACCGAGTTGTAATGTTGATCATTTATCAGTAAAAGCTGAAGCCGATTCTGATGTCGACGGAGAAACCGAAGATCATCAAATCGAGCAGGCTTTGAAAGATAAGGATGTTTCAGTTGAAGGGAAAAACAATGCTGCTTGTGAAACAAGCAATGTGTTTGATGCTTATTCGAGTAAGGGTCCGGTTTCTACCAAAGAAGATAAAGCAAAGAAGCAAGACTTGTCGGATATGGCAAGCAGTATAGCAGATGCTGAGATCAACGAAATTGAGACCGATGACGAAGAAGAAGAGCAACCGAACTGGAGGCAGTTGTACTTGGATGGACTCGATGACAGAGAACAGGTTGTAGTCGACAAGTACTCTTCGGTTCTTGAGAACTATGAGGAGGTAAAAAAGAAGCTTAATGAAGTCGATAAGAACAACCGGGATGGGTTCTTCGAATTGGCTATGCAGATAAAGGAACTAAAGAACGCAGTGGCCTCTAGAGATAGAGAGGTTCAATCTTTACATCGAAAAATCGGGTTTTTAGATGAAAACAAGTATGTATATTCAATAGAAGACCACGAAGTAAACCGTGAAAGTCCGAGCGAGCAATCTACGTTAACCAATTCTACCGAAGCATCACCTTCAGAGCAGGGGAAAGATGGATCCATTAGAAAAGAAATCACAGTCGAAGTCGGATCAACTACACACGGAAGTTCCAAAGAATCATCCGAGAAAGCAGGAGAAAACAACAAACCTACAAGCCAATCAGTCGTAGAGAACAAAATTAGGTCAAGTATCGACGAATTACTCGAAGAAAATCTCGTTTTTTGGTTGAGATTCAGTGCAGCTTTTAATCAAATAAAGAAATATCAAACTTCAGTCAATAACTTGAAAGCCAAGTTATCAACATTGAGAAAAAGAAACCATTATGAAGGAAGGATGGAACATATGCAATCCGAAATCCGACCCGTTTATTGTCAGTTCCAAGAAATAAGAACCGGCTTAACACTATGGTTAGAAAACAATGGAGTTTTGACAGATGAAATTGACAGCAGATATACCTCCATATGCAAAATCCAAAATGAAATAGCTAGTGGCGATGAGTTGATGAGTGTATATCAAGCAACCAAGTTCAAAGGTGAAGTTACGAACATGAAACATGAACTTACCAAGGTATCTAATGAATTAAAATCGGGGTTTGAACATGTGTGGCAACTCAAGCATGAGGTTGAGAAGCAAATGAACAGCTTGGAGAAAGAACTTGGGTCCTTAATATCATCAACGTCTCAACCATCAAAGCCTCGGAGATCATCGATGTCTCGAATTCCGCTTCGATCATTCTTGTTTGGAATCAAGTTAAGGAACTCTAAGCAATCAAAAGGATCATCAATGGTTACAAGCTACAAGAATTTAAGTAAGTCTTCAAGATAG